AGGCGCTCATTGCGGAGGAGGGCATTGCCTGCAACTTCCGCCGTGCCGGCAAGCTGAAGCTCGCCTCCAAGCCCAAGCACTTCGATGCCATCGCGCGGAACTTCGAAGCGGTCCATCGCGAGGTGGATCCGGACACCGCGTTGCTGTCGCCCCAGGATCTAAGCTCGGAGATCGGTTCGCCCTTCTTTGGCGCGATGCTCTCGAAGAAGAGCGCGATGATGCATATGGGGCGCTATGGCGTCGCACTGGCCGAGGCGGCCAAACGCCGCGGCGCGATCATCTTCGAGAAGGCTCCGGTCACCGCGCAGGTGCCGGAAGGATCGCGCCACCGCTTGACGACGCCTCGTGGCAGCGTCACCGCCGATCAGGTGCTGCTGGCGACAGGCGCCTACACCACACCGAACTTTCCCTACTTCCGTCGGCGCATCATCACCGTCGGCAGCTTCATCATAGCGACCCGTCCGCTGGACGCGGCCGAAATCGCGGCCACCATGCCGGGCAACCGCACGTGCGTCAATTCGATGAACGTCGGCAATTATTTTCGGCTGGCACCCGACGATCGCCTGATTTTCGGCGGCCGCGCGCGCTTTTCGGCGACATCAGATCAGCGTTCCGACGCCAAGAGTGGCGCCGTGCTCATCGACAGTCTCACGCGAACCTTCCCGCAACTCGCCGGCATCCCGATCGACTATTGCTGGGGCGGGCTCGTCGACATGACCAGCGATCGCTACCCGCGCGCCGGCTATCAGGACGGGCTATGGTATGCGATGGGCTATTCCGGCCATGGTGCGCAGCTGTCGACCCATCTCGGCATGATCATCGCCGATGCGATGCTGGGACACGAAGATCAAAACCCGACGAAAGGCCTCGACTGGCCCGCGGTGCCCGGCCATTTCGGCAAGCCATGGTTCCTGCCGCTGGTGGGGATGTACTACAAGATGCTTGATCGCCTTCAATAGTCCCGCCTCGCGGTGCGAGCGGAGAGGGCGCGAGCATACGCCCCCGTCGTTCCGTCGTCGCCTAGACTAGCCCAACCCGCCGATGTGGAAGGTCTTCATCTCGAGATATTCCTCGATCCCGACCTGCGCTCCCTCGCGCCCCAAGCCGGATTGCTTGACACCGCCGAAAGGGGCCACCTCCGTCGACACCATGCCGGTGTTGAGACCGATCATGCCGGCTTCTAGCGCCTCCGCAACACGCCAGGAGCGCTTCAGGTCTCTGGTATAGAAATAAGCCGCCAGGCCGAAGGGCGTCGCATTTGCAATCGCAATCGCCTCCTCGTCGGTCTCGAAGCGGAAGAGAGGCGCGACAGGACCAAATGTCTCTTCGTGCGCCAGCACCATATCGGTGGTCGCCTCGGTCAGGACGATCGGTGCGGTAAATTGCGGACCCTTGGGCTGCGTCACCGGTCGGGCGGCAATACGGGCGCCCTTGGACAGCGCGT
This region of Bradyrhizobium sp. CCGUVB1N3 genomic DNA includes:
- a CDS encoding FAD-binding oxidoreductase — translated: MKYVSYWHDTAPDFSGGAEGPVEGHYDVAVIGGGFTGLGAARQLAKAGTRVVVLEADRVSCGASGRNGGHLNNGLAHSYLAAKAELGTERAIALYRALDASIDTLEALIAEEGIACNFRRAGKLKLASKPKHFDAIARNFEAVHREVDPDTALLSPQDLSSEIGSPFFGAMLSKKSAMMHMGRYGVALAEAAKRRGAIIFEKAPVTAQVPEGSRHRLTTPRGSVTADQVLLATGAYTTPNFPYFRRRIITVGSFIIATRPLDAAEIAATMPGNRTCVNSMNVGNYFRLAPDDRLIFGGRARFSATSDQRSDAKSGAVLIDSLTRTFPQLAGIPIDYCWGGLVDMTSDRYPRAGYQDGLWYAMGYSGHGAQLSTHLGMIIADAMLGHEDQNPTKGLDWPAVPGHFGKPWFLPLVGMYYKMLDRLQ